Proteins from a single region of Trichomycterus rosablanca isolate fTriRos1 chromosome 16, fTriRos1.hap1, whole genome shotgun sequence:
- the kcnt1a gene encoding potassium channel subfamily T member 1 — MRAACYTNRTFVDDEGRAPRDSPVSGPSEHSQKLGEVVLNVQRLKMITGEPEVPPLQFRVRFGELLLGDQPCQSEDRVHVEFYVNENTFKERLKLFFINNQRSSLRIRIFNFCLKVLTCVLYIIRVMTENPAHLCNTWKMIFWVDRKTPVWAIQVIVASISFLEAMLLMYLTYKGNIWEQIFQVAFLLEMLNTVPFIITIFWPTLRNLFIPVFLNCWLAKHALENMINDLHRAIQRTHSAMFNQVLILICTLLCLVFTGTCGIQHLERAGKNRLSLFNSLYFCIVTFSTVGFGDVTPQIWPSQLLVVVMICVALVVLPLQFEELIYLWMERQKSGGNYSRHRAQTEKHAVLCVSSLKMDLLMDFLNEFYAHPHTQDYYVVILCPCEADSQVRRVLQIPLWSQRVIYLQGSALKNQDLLRAKMDDAEACFILSSRNEPDRMAADHQTILRAWAVKDFAPNCPLYVQILKPENKFHVKFADHVVCEEEFKYALLALNCLCPATSTLVTLLVHTSRGQEGQQSPEQWQRMYGRCSGNEVYHIRLSDSMFFREFESKSFTYTAFNAHKKYGVCLIGMKKEDNTSILLNPGPHHLMAASDTCYYINITKEENSAFTVREETSHGKRHKQCIFNSPSELPVHSIIASMGTVAMDFQNTSPTGDTTKLAPPTENGPGGRRTSIGPVLEIADTSSLLPCDLLSDQSEDEAGHSDEEVSSAFEYVKGYPPNSPYIGSSPTLCHLLLEKASPCCLRLDQACNHVSFENAKAYGFKNKLIIVSAETAGNGLYNFIVPLRAYYRPRRELNPVVLLLDNQPDKHFLEAISCFPMVYYMVGSIDNLDSLLQCGVLYADNLVVVDKESTMSAEEDYMADAKTIVNVQTMFRLFPSLSIITELTHPSNMRFMQFRAKDSYSLALSRLEKKERDRGFNLAFMFRLPFAAGRVFSISMLDTLLYQCFVKDYMISITRLLLGLDTTPGSGYLCAMHVSECDLWIRTYGRLFQKLCSTSSEIPIGVYRTESFSSSESQCSSSTEGWGNTREKEKESNAMTRSSSESDQSDPSVLRRKSMHWTRRLSRRAMKRSESAFFTGQTKCGQSRLSERAELTELVRNRRQHLCLHTGFSELNDQQNSLSYVLVNPGPDTRLQLNDIVFLIRPDPLAHIPDENQSRPNQS; from the exons GGTACATGTGGAATTCTATGTGAATGAGAACACCTTCAAGGAGAGACTCAAACTCTTCTTTATTAACAACCAGCGCTCAA GTCTGCGCATCCGAATTTTCAACTTTTGTCTGAAGGTCCTGACCTGCGTGCTCTACATCATACGAGTGATGACCGAAAACCCAGCTCATCTTTGCAACACATG GAAAATGATCTTTTGGGTGGATAGGAAAACTCCTGTGTGGGCCATTCAG GTGATAGTAGCATCCATCAGTTTTCTGGAGGCCATGCTTCTCATGTACCTCACCTACAAG GGTAACATCTGGGAGCAAATATTCCAGGTTGCATTCCTGCTGGAAATGTTAAACACTGTCCCCTTCATCATCACG ATCTTCTGGCCGACTCTAAGGAACCTCTTCATCCCTGTCTTCCTTAACTGTTGGCTCGCCAAGCATGCTTTAGAGAACATGATT AATGACCTGCATCGAGCCATCCAGAGGACACACTCAGCCATGTTCAACCAGGTTCTGATTCTCATCTGCACTCTGCTATGCCTTGTCTTTACAGG CACCTGCGGCATCCAGCACTTGGAGCGAGCCGGGAAGAACCGCCTGTCTCTCTTTAATTCTCTGTATTTTTGCATTGTCACGTTTTCCACCGTGGGTTTTGGTGACGTGACACCTCAAATTTGGCCCTCACAGCTGCTCGTGGTGGTCATGATTTGCGTTGCACTGGTTGTGCTGCCTCTACAG TTTGAGGAACTGATCTATCTGTGGATGGAAAGGCAAAAGTCTGGAGGGAACTACAGTAGACATCGTGCCCAGACAGAAAAGCACGCTGTGCTTTGTGTCAGTTCACTTAAAATGGACCTGCTGATGGATTTTCTAAATGAATTCTAcgctcacccacacacacag gattatTATGTGGTCATCCTCTGTCCATGTGAGGCAGACAGCCAGGTTAGAAGAGTCCTACAAATTCCACTTTGGTCTCAGAGGGTCATCTACCTGCAAGGGTCTGCCCTCAAAAACCAGGACCTCCTTCGAGCCaa GATGGACGATGCGGAGGCCTGCTTCATTCTGAGCAGCAGAAACGAACCAGATCGAATGGCTGCT GATCATCAAACCATACTGAGAGCTTGGGCGGTAAAGGATTTTGCCCCCAATTGTCCCCTCTATGTCCAGATCCTCAAACCTGAAAACAAGTTTCATGTCAAATTTGCAG ATCATGTGGTGTGTGAGGAGGAGTTCAAATACGCATTATTAGCTTTAAACTGTCTGTGTCCTGCCACGTCCACTCTTGTCACTCTGCTCGTCCATACATCACGTGGACA gGAAGGTCAGCAGTCTCCTGAGCAGTGGCAGAGAATGTATGGCCGCTGTTCTGGGAATGAAGTGTATCATATCCGACTCAGTGACAGCATGTTTTTCAGAGAGTTTGAAAGCAAGAGCTTTACCTACACTGCATTCAACGCACACAAGAA GTATGGGGTTTGTTTAATAGGCATGAAGAAAGAAGACAATACGAGCATCCTGCTAAACCCTGGACCCCATCATTTGATGGCTGCTTCAGACACCTGCTACTACATAAACATCACCAAGGAGGAAAACTCTGCATTCACTGTCAGAGAGGAAACAAGTCATGGGAAGAGACATAAACAGTGCATTTTTAACAGCCCTTCTGAACTTCCTGTGCACAGCATTATTGCTAGTATgg GAACCGTTGCAATGGATTTCCAAAACACTAGTCCAACCGGAGACACAACCAAGCTGGCTCCTCCTACAGAAAATGGACCGGGAGGTCGCCGCACTAGCATCGGTCCTGTTCTGGAGATTGCTGATACTTCCTCTTTGCTGCCATGTGACCTTCTAAGTGACCAGTCAGAAGATGAAGCCGGACACTCGGACGAAGAGGTGTCCTCTGCTTTCGA GTATGTGAAAGGTTATCCTCCAAACTCACCCTATATAGGAAGCTCACCAACGCTGTGCCATCTCCTGCTGGAAAAAGCCTCACCATGCTGCCTGCGTCTTGACCAG GCCTGTAATCATGTTAGCTTTGAGAATGCTAAAGCGTATGGCTTCAAAAACAAGCTTATCATCGTATCAGCTGAGACAGCAGGAAATGGCCTGTACAACTTCATCGTGCCTCTACGAGCATATTACAGACCCAGAAGAGAACTCAACCCAGTAGTACTGCTACTGGATAACCA GCCCGATAAGCACTTCCTGGAAGCTATATCATGTTTCCCAATGGTGTACTACATGGTTGGAAGCATTGACAA TTTGGACAGCCTGTTACAGTGTGGAGTGCTGTATGCTGATAATCTGGTGGTGGTGGATAAGGAGAGCACAATGAGTGCAGAAGAGGATTACATGGCCGATGCTAAAACCATCGTCAATGTTCAGACCATGTTCAG GTTGTTCCCCAGTCTCAGCATCATTACAGAGTTGACACACCCATCCAACATGCGCTTTATGCAGTTCAGAGCCAAGGACAGTTACTCACTAGCCCTGTCCAGATTGGAAAAG AAGGAGCGTGATAGAGGTTTTAATCTGGCCTTCATGTTTCGTCTGCCTTTTGCTGCTGGTCGAGTCTTTAGCATCAGCATGCTGGATACACTCCTCTACCAG TGTTTTGTTAAAGACTACATGATCTCAATCACGCGGCTGCTTCTGGGGCTGGACACCACACCCGGATCAGGATACCTGTGTGCT ATGCATGTGAGCGAGTGTGACCTTTGGATCCGTACATATGGAAGGCTGTTTCAGAAGCTCTGCTCAACAAGTTCTGAAATCCCTATCGGCGTCTACCGAACAGAGTCATTTTCTTCATCTGAG tCACAATGTTCAAGTAGCACAGAAGGCTGGGGAAACACCAGGGAAAAGGAAAAAGAATCTAACGCCATGACACGCAGTTCCTCAGAAAGCGACCAATCAGATCCCTCAGTTCTAAGGAGGAAGAGCATGCACTGGACGAGGCGCCTAAGCAGGCGAGCGATGAAGAGGAGCGAATCTGCTTTTTTCACAGGCCAGACCAAGTGTGGCCAGTCCCGCCTTTCAGAGAGGGCAGAACTAACAGAACTCGTCAGGAACCGGAGGCAGCACCTCTGCCTTCACACAGGATTCA GTGAGCTGAATGACCAGCAGAACTCACTCTCTTACGTTCTGGTGAATCCCGGCCCTGACACTCGCCTCCAGCTCAACGATATTGT GTTCCTGATCCGACCAGATCCACTGGCTCACATTCCAGA